A region of the Candidatus Bathyarchaeota archaeon genome:
TGAAGTGGTCCTCCCATATGTGCAGGCCCTTATGTTCTTCACATTCCACCGAAACCCCGGGGCCACAGAGTTCAGTTAAACCATAAATATCGTAGGCTTCAATGCCTGTTTCCTTTTCGATACGTTCCCGGATTTTATCCGACCAGGGCTCCGCGCCGAAGATGCCTCTTTTAAGCTTAAGGTCTTTTCGTGGATCTATGCCTTCCTGAGCCATTGTTTCCGCAAGGTAAACCGCGAAGCTGGGGGTGCAAGCAAGTATGGTTGTGCCTAAATCCTTCATGAGTTTTATTTGGCGCTGAGTCATACCGCCGCTGGCAGGCACGATTTTTGCGCCAAGTTTCTGTGCGCCATAATGGAGGCCTAAGCCGCCTGTGAATAATCCGTAGCCGTAGGCGATGTGGATGGTGTCTTGGCTTCTGCCGCCTGCTGTGTAGATGCAGCGTGCCACAAGCTCCTGCCAGGCGTCTAAGTCATTTTTTGTGTAGGCGCCAACTATGGGGTTGCCTGTGGTTCCGCTTGATGCATGGACCTCCACAATTTCATCCAGCTTGGTTGTAACCATACCAAAGGGGTAGTTGTCTTTGAGGTCGCTTTTCACTGTGAATGGAATCTTTTTTAGGTCATCGAGAGTTTGGATATCCTCGGGTTTTAAGCCTGCTTCATCAAATTTTTTGCGGTAGAAACTGCTGTGTTCATAGCAATGCTTGACTTGCTCCTTGAGTTTTTGTAGTTGAAACTTTTCGATGTCTTCCCGGGGCATTGTTTCGATTTTTTGGTTCCAGTATTTGCCGTCTACCAAATCGTTCCCTCTCTCGTTATAGACCTAGATACACTTCTTTTATGTGACTATTAGATAAAAGTTCCCTACTCTTCCCCTCCAAGACAACCCTGCCCCGCTCAAGAACGTAGCCGCGGTTTGCCACGTTAAGGCTGTCATGGATGTTCTGCTCCACCAAAAGCACCGTTACTCCCTCATCATTTATGGTGCGCACGGTATCAAGCACCTTCTCCACTATGATGGGAGCTAAACCCAGCGAGGGCTCATCTAGAATCAGCAACTCAGGGTTAGACATTAAGCTGCGGCAGATAACCAGCATCTGCTGTTCGCCGCCGCTAAGAGTCTGCGCCAGCGCCTTCTCCTTCTTTTTGAGCACCGGGAAAATCTCTGTTACGCGTTCTTTGGTTGCTTTGACTTTTGCTTTGTCATTTATAGTGTAGGCACCCAACATCAGGTTCTCTTCAACGGTCATGCGGGGAAAAATTTCTCTGCCCTCAGGAATCATTGTGAGTCCCTTCTTGACTATCTCGAAGGTGGAGAGTTTACTGATGTTTTCGCCCTTGAATTTGATGGCGCCGGTTTGGGGCTTAAGAAAGCCCATGATGGTTTTAACAAGCGTGGTTTTGCCTGCGCCGTTTGGGCCAATGATGCTTACTATTTCGCCTTTCTCTATTTTGAAGCTGACATCGTAGAGTATCTTGACCAACCCGTAGGATGCTGAGACGTTTTCGACTTCAAGCATTATCCTCTTGCTCCTCTCCGAAATCGAAGCGCTTACCCAAGTAAACCTTCACCACATGCTCGTCGCTGCAGACCTGTTTGGGGGTGCCCTCACAGATTTTTTCTCCATGCTGAAGAACAATCACGCGGTCGCAGAGACCCATAATTACCCGCATAATATGCTCCACCATCAGCACCGTGACGCCCTGCTTGTTAATTTGCTTAATTAACGCGATGGCTTCGTCGGATTCTTTAGGTGTTAACCCCGTAAGCAACTCGTCGAGTAAAAGCAGCTTAGGGCTAGTGGCAAGCGCCTTTGCCAGCTGGATGCGCCTAAGCTCCACCACGTTGAGGCTTTTGGCGGCGACATCGAATTTGTCTTTATCAAGCCCCACAAACTCCAAGAGTTCATGTGCCTTTGCCATCGGGTCGGTTTCATCGGTTTTTTTTCTGTTAAACAGCACGGCGGTTAACACGTTTTCTGCCGCGGTCATTTCTGGAAAAGACTGGACTGTCTGGGCAGTTTTGGTTATGCCTCTTGTGCATATGCTGTAGGATGGCAGCTTTGAGATATCCTCGTCTTGGAAGAGGATTTGTCCCTGGTCAGTTTTGTAGACGCCGCTGATGAGGTTAAGAAGCGTGGATTTGCCTGAGCCGTTTGGACCCACGAGCCCCGCTATCTCGCCGCTGTTTATGGTGAAGTCCACGTTTTTTAGGGCTTGCAGTCCCCCGAAGCGTTTGGAGACTCCGATGCATTTTAGCAAGTTTGCAATCTCCGATTAGCAAGCAATTATTCATGCTGAAAATATAAAGGTTGGTAAAAAATGGGTCTGCCTGCCCGATGCTTAAAAGTTAAATATGCTTTGAGCCTATAGAGGGGGTGTGGGGTGTATTGTTTGCCTATAACGCAAGTCAGTGTCTTCCTTGACAATCATCCAGGTTCCCTCTTCGATGCGATGTCGCAGCTAGATAAAAACCGTATCAAAATCTATGCTTTCTCCATAGCTGAGGCGGGGGAATTCGGAATCGTCCGCATGATAACTGAGGACCCCCCTAAAGCGAAGTCGCTGCTGGAGAGCGCAGGCTTTAATCTTGCCAAATCCAAAAAGAACACGGAGGTCACCGCGATCTTCAGTTCAGCGCATCATGCTCTCTCTGAGATCACAAAGCTCCTGGGGGATGAGGGCATAAACATAGAGTATGCGTATTCCTCTGCTGTGCATGTTGAGGGTAAGGTGGCTTTGATTCTGCGTCCAAGCAACGCTGAGAAGGCTGAGCAGCTGCTGAAGGCAAAGGGCGTTGAAGTTCTTTCTCTGGCTGACCTTAAACGCAACTTCAAGTAACCGCCGCGGCGTTTAAGTCGCCAATCGCTTTGAATGTAAAGTATAAACGGCAGGGTCCGCTCTTAAAGTTGGGTTTAAACTTCAGAATATCGATTCTGGAACAATAAGCTTTAATTTATGCCGTTGTACGACCCTAAGTCAGAAGGTCATCGAATGGTCACTACAAATCTGGATAAGATTTTCAATCCTCAGAACGTCGCCATCATCGGAGCAAGTGACGTAGAAGGCTCAGTCGGCTATGCCATCGTGAAGAATTTCACCAAGATGGGCTACACAGGTAAAGTTTACTTCGTTAACGTCCGCAAAGCGGAGATTTTAGGCGTGAAAACTTACCCGACGGTAGATCAGATTCCTGAACCCGTCGATTTAGCGATAGTCGCTACCCCTGCCAAAACCGTTCCTGATGTTATGGTGGAATGCGGTAAAGCACATGTAAAAGGCGTAATAATCGTGTCCGCGGGCTTCAAAGAAACTGGACCCGCAGGCAAAGCTTTAGAAGATAAAGTTTTTGAAGCCGCCCAACAATTTGGCATCCGAGTCATCGGACCCAACTGCATCGGTGTTATCCGCCCCCGAATTAACCTTAACGCAACTTTTCTGGACAAAATGCCTAAACCCGGCAACGTAGCGTTTCTGTCCCAGAGCGGCGCGTTAGGCTCGGCAATTTTGGACTGGGCAATTCATGAAAACATCGGCTTTAGCAACTTTGTCTCCGTTGGCTCCATGATCGACGTGGACTTCGGCGACTTAATCGATTACTTCGGCGCCGACCCCAAAACCAAAAGCATACTTATGTACGTCGAGGGCATCACTCAAGCACGCAAATTCATGAGCGCCGCCAGGCACTTTGCCCGAACCAAACCCATCATCGTGGTTAAATCCGGCAAATTCAGTGAAAGCGCAAAAGCCGCTGCTTCCCACACGGGCTCGCTTTCAGGCGAAGACGGCATCTACGACGCTGCTTTTAAACGGGCAGGTGTAGTGCGTGTTAACGAAATCGCTGATTTGTTCAATTCCGCTGAGGTTTTAGGCACTCAGCCGCTTCCCAAAGGCCCTAACCTTGCCATAATTACTAATGCAGGCGGACCCGGCGTGATGGCGACTGATTCGCTTATTGCTCAGGGCGGCAAAATCGCCAAGATCAGCCAGAAAACCATCGATTCCCTTAACGCTGTGTTGCCTGCTTTCTGGAGCCACGGTAACCCCATCGACGTGTTAGGTGACGCTAAAGCAGATCGCTATAAAGCCGCGCTTGACGCTGCATTAAACGATGACAACGTTGATGGTATATTGATTGTCTTCACTCAGCAGGCAGTTTCGGAGTCTGTTGAAATCGCTAAAGCCATCGTGGAGCTTGTCCGCAACAAACCCTACCAGAACAAAACCATCCTGACCTCGTTTATGGGCTTTGGCGCCGTGCAGGAAGCCAACAACATCTTAAACGCCAACAACATCCCCACATATAGCACCCCCGAGCAGGCCCTACGCACCTACATGTACATGTACAATTACCAGCGCAACATAGAATTGCTTTATGAGACCCCCGAGGAACTCCCCGTTGACGCTGCTCCACCTAAGCGCCCCATCCTGGCAATCATCCGCAACGCAGCCTTTGAAGACCGCGATGTCCTCACCGAAGACGAAGCCAAGAAAATCCTCAAGTACTACAACTTCCCAGTGGTCAAAACCGCCGTAGCCAACAACGTTGACGAAGCTGTCGCGTACGCGCAGGAAATGGGTTTCCCCGTGGTGCTCAAGATTCTCTCGCCGCAAATCATCCATAAAAGCGATGCAGGCGGAGTTATCCTTAACGTGAACTCGGCAAAAGAGGTCCGTGAAGCCTTTGAGTTGCTGATTCAGCGTGC
Encoded here:
- a CDS encoding phenylacetate--CoA ligase, whose amino-acid sequence is MPREDIEKFQLQKLKEQVKHCYEHSSFYRKKFDEAGLKPEDIQTLDDLKKIPFTVKSDLKDNYPFGMVTTKLDEIVEVHASSGTTGNPIVGAYTKNDLDAWQELVARCIYTAGGRSQDTIHIAYGYGLFTGGLGLHYGAQKLGAKIVPASGGMTQRQIKLMKDLGTTILACTPSFAVYLAETMAQEGIDPRKDLKLKRGIFGAEPWSDKIRERIEKETGIEAYDIYGLTELCGPGVSVECEEHKGLHIWEDHFIVETINPDTGEVLPAGEEGELVFTTLTKIGMPMLRYRTRDISRIVTVPCKCGRTHARMMRVTGRSDDMLIIRGVNVFPSQIEYAVMCFSELATQYLIVVDRPTSLDTFVVKVELSEKAAKDPQTDRNALKNEIQKRIHIVTGISADVQIVNVGELPRSEGKAKRVLDLRKGKM
- a CDS encoding ABC transporter ATP-binding protein yields the protein MLEVENVSASYGLVKILYDVSFKIEKGEIVSIIGPNGAGKTTLVKTIMGFLKPQTGAIKFKGENISKLSTFEIVKKGLTMIPEGREIFPRMTVEENLMLGAYTINDKAKVKATKERVTEIFPVLKKKEKALAQTLSGGEQQMLVICRSLMSNPELLILDEPSLGLAPIIVEKVLDTVRTINDEGVTVLLVEQNIHDSLNVANRGYVLERGRVVLEGKSRELLSNSHIKEVYLGL
- a CDS encoding ABC transporter ATP-binding protein produces the protein MLKCIGVSKRFGGLQALKNVDFTINSGEIAGLVGPNGSGKSTLLNLISGVYKTDQGQILFQDEDISKLPSYSICTRGITKTAQTVQSFPEMTAAENVLTAVLFNRKKTDETDPMAKAHELLEFVGLDKDKFDVAAKSLNVVELRRIQLAKALATSPKLLLLDELLTGLTPKESDEAIALIKQINKQGVTVLMVEHIMRVIMGLCDRVIVLQHGEKICEGTPKQVCSDEHVVKVYLGKRFDFGEEQEDNA
- a CDS encoding acetolactate synthase, which gives rise to MPITQVSVFLDNHPGSLFDAMSQLDKNRIKIYAFSIAEAGEFGIVRMITEDPPKAKSLLESAGFNLAKSKKNTEVTAIFSSAHHALSEITKLLGDEGINIEYAYSSAVHVEGKVALILRPSNAEKAEQLLKAKGVEVLSLADLKRNFK
- a CDS encoding GNAT family N-acetyltransferase; protein product: MVTTNLDKIFNPQNVAIIGASDVEGSVGYAIVKNFTKMGYTGKVYFVNVRKAEILGVKTYPTVDQIPEPVDLAIVATPAKTVPDVMVECGKAHVKGVIIVSAGFKETGPAGKALEDKVFEAAQQFGIRVIGPNCIGVIRPRINLNATFLDKMPKPGNVAFLSQSGALGSAILDWAIHENIGFSNFVSVGSMIDVDFGDLIDYFGADPKTKSILMYVEGITQARKFMSAARHFARTKPIIVVKSGKFSESAKAAASHTGSLSGEDGIYDAAFKRAGVVRVNEIADLFNSAEVLGTQPLPKGPNLAIITNAGGPGVMATDSLIAQGGKIAKISQKTIDSLNAVLPAFWSHGNPIDVLGDAKADRYKAALDAALNDDNVDGILIVFTQQAVSESVEIAKAIVELVRNKPYQNKTILTSFMGFGAVQEANNILNANNIPTYSTPEQALRTYMYMYNYQRNIELLYETPEELPVDAAPPKRPILAIIRNAAFEDRDVLTEDEAKKILKYYNFPVVKTAVANNVDEAVAYAQEMGFPVVLKILSPQIIHKSDAGGVILNVNSAKEVREAFELLIQRATAYNPKAQIIGVTVQPMVSKKGHELIIGGKTDPVFGPVILFGMGGVGVELFKDYSIGLPPLNTTLIHRMMEETKVYRLLKGYRGSTPVDLKKLDETILMFSQLLVDFPQIKEIDINPLLINDKEAVILDARVVIDKENVCKKFEPHEHMVISPYPKKYETLWLLKNGQEVLLRPVKPEDEPMWLEWFQSLSEESIRYRFFQMLKDTPHEVRVRYCNIDYDREVAVVAEIVENGKRKILGVSRLSIESDGKHGEMAFIVSDYWQGLGLGTKIVDYTLDIAKEKGVESVYAIMLQDNYRALSLTKKMGFAIEYLSDGTVKGGLSLKDEDIDMRCARKLPEPPKETKEAPEILIVDEKSVPKKAQEAKETASA